Proteins from one Amycolatopsis endophytica genomic window:
- a CDS encoding LysR family transcriptional regulator codes for MRIRHKIDRVDLVGACRAFVSVSERGSFTLGAAAAGIPQPVASRRIAALEQHLGDRLFDRSTRRAVLTPFGRDVLPAAQRLVGLADAFEHDARRARRRPLRLAVPDWCGARDLAHLDAEARDHDLVLDFRPARPARRADLVRTQEVRVALTAVPADEEARWRVPLGVAAAVPPSAHTVYLETLRVSRGADGPARRVLLQPEDDVPHIRDRLVHLRDSLGLRPSQVVIAESLVTAVADVLGSADLLVCSAAQAAELELHWRPLGEIGLVRGYALAATYSDDGERLGPLSRAIAHCLGAREGDE; via the coding sequence ATGCGGATCCGGCATAAGATCGACCGCGTGGATCTCGTCGGTGCCTGCCGGGCCTTCGTCAGCGTCAGCGAGCGGGGCAGCTTCACCCTCGGCGCGGCGGCCGCGGGCATCCCGCAACCGGTCGCCAGCCGCCGCATCGCCGCGCTCGAACAGCACCTCGGCGACCGGCTGTTCGACCGCTCGACCCGGCGCGCGGTGCTCACCCCGTTCGGCCGCGACGTCCTGCCCGCGGCGCAACGTCTGGTCGGCCTCGCCGACGCCTTCGAGCACGACGCGCGGCGCGCCCGCCGCCGTCCCTTGCGGCTCGCGGTCCCCGACTGGTGCGGCGCCCGAGACCTCGCCCACCTCGACGCCGAGGCTCGCGACCACGACCTCGTCCTCGACTTCCGGCCCGCCCGGCCCGCGCGGCGCGCCGACCTCGTCCGCACCCAGGAGGTCCGCGTCGCGCTCACCGCCGTGCCCGCCGACGAGGAGGCCCGCTGGCGCGTGCCGCTCGGGGTGGCGGCCGCGGTGCCGCCATCCGCGCACACCGTCTACCTGGAGACCTTGCGAGTGAGTCGCGGCGCGGACGGTCCGGCGCGGCGGGTGCTGCTGCAGCCGGAGGACGACGTGCCGCACATCCGGGACCGGCTCGTCCACCTGCGCGACAGCCTCGGGCTGCGGCCCTCGCAGGTCGTCATCGCCGAATCGCTGGTCACCGCGGTGGCCGACGTCCTCGGTTCCGCGGACCTGCTGGTGTGCTCGGCGGCGCAGGCGGCGGAGCTGGAGCTGCACTGGCGGCCGCTGGGCGAGATCGGGCTCGTCCGCGGCTACGCGCTGGCCGCCACCTACAGTGACGACGGAGAGCGCCTCGGGCCGTTGTCGCGGGCCATCGCCCACTGCCTCGGGGCGCGCGAGGGGGACGAGTGA
- the bla gene encoding class A beta-lactamase: MLVRTLSTLTAALAFGLVTACATETVPPPPATSAASPAPVQVDFGDLEKQFDARLGVYAIDTGTGREITSRADERFAYCSTIKVPLAGSLLRRGADLNEVLRYTSADVVANSPTTKDRTSVTVREAVEAALTQSDNTAANLMYRELGGPATVGDVLREIGDTTTHVDRTETDLNSAVPGDIRDTSTPRALATTLRAFVLGDALPADERDLLTGIMRRNTTGAETIRAGVPSDWTVADKTGSGSYGTRNDIGVLWPPSGAPIVIAVLTSRATEDAAYQNALLAQATARVVEALR; the protein is encoded by the coding sequence ATGTTGGTACGAACCCTGTCCACCCTGACCGCCGCCCTCGCGTTCGGGCTGGTCACCGCCTGCGCGACCGAGACCGTCCCGCCACCGCCCGCCACCTCCGCCGCGTCGCCCGCCCCGGTCCAGGTGGACTTCGGCGATCTGGAGAAGCAGTTCGACGCGCGGCTCGGCGTGTACGCGATCGACACCGGCACCGGCCGGGAAATCACGTCCCGCGCCGACGAGCGGTTCGCCTACTGCTCGACGATCAAGGTCCCGCTGGCCGGTTCCCTCTTGCGGCGCGGCGCCGACCTGAACGAGGTGCTGCGCTACACGAGCGCCGACGTCGTGGCCAACTCGCCCACCACGAAGGACCGCACGAGCGTGACCGTGCGCGAGGCGGTCGAGGCCGCGCTCACCCAAAGCGACAACACGGCGGCGAACCTGATGTACCGCGAACTGGGCGGGCCCGCGACGGTCGGCGACGTGCTCCGCGAAATCGGCGACACCACGACGCACGTGGACCGCACCGAGACCGACCTGAACTCGGCGGTGCCCGGCGACATCCGCGACACCAGCACCCCAAGGGCCCTGGCGACGACGCTGCGCGCGTTCGTCCTCGGCGACGCGTTGCCCGCGGACGAACGCGATCTGCTGACCGGCATCATGCGCCGTAACACCACCGGCGCCGAGACGATCCGCGCGGGCGTGCCCTCGGACTGGACCGTGGCGGACAAGACCGGTTCCGGCTCGTACGGCACCCGCAACGACATCGGTGTCCTCTGGCCGCCCTCCGGCGCGCCGATCGTCATCGCGGTGCTGACGAGCCGGGCCACCGAGGACGCGGCGTACCAGAACGCGCTGCTCGCCCAGGCGACGGCGCGGGTGGTCGAAGCGTTGCGGTAG
- a CDS encoding SulP family inorganic anion transporter, whose protein sequence is MPLTLARPSWLSPKVARTEILSGLVVALALIPEAISFSIIAGVDPSVGLFASFTMAVVISVVGGRPAVISAATGAIALVVAPLAREHGFGYLVATVVLGGLFQIVLGSLGVARLMRFVPRSVMTGFVNALAILIFLAQVPELIDVPWPVYPLFAAGLVLMVLFPRLTRAVPAPLVSIVALTVVTVAAGITVPTVGDKGALPSTLPVPGVPDVPFTLDTLTLIAPYALAFALVGLMESLMTAKLVDDITDTRSSKTREAIGQGVANVVTGFFGGMGGCAMIGQTMINVRAGGARTRLSTFLAGSFLMVLCLALGPVVSDIPMAALVAVMVLVAFGTFDWHSIRPATLRRMPPGEIGVMVITVVVVVATSNLAIGVVVGSVTAMIIFARRVAHLVEVTSVTDPDGGQVVYAVTGELFFASSNDIVHRFDYAGDPGQVVIDLTGAHIWDASTVAALDAVTTKYEARGKTVEIIGLNQYSATMHNRLTGALGGGH, encoded by the coding sequence GTGCCCCTCACCCTCGCGCGCCCGTCGTGGCTCTCGCCCAAGGTCGCCCGCACCGAGATCCTCTCCGGGCTCGTCGTGGCTCTCGCGTTGATCCCCGAGGCGATCTCGTTCTCGATCATCGCCGGGGTCGATCCGAGCGTGGGGTTGTTCGCGTCGTTCACGATGGCTGTCGTGATCTCCGTCGTCGGCGGGCGGCCTGCGGTGATCTCGGCCGCGACCGGGGCCATCGCCCTGGTGGTGGCGCCGCTGGCCCGCGAGCACGGCTTCGGCTACCTCGTCGCGACCGTGGTCCTGGGCGGACTGTTCCAGATCGTGCTCGGGTCGCTCGGCGTGGCGCGGCTGATGCGGTTCGTGCCGCGCAGTGTGATGACCGGCTTCGTCAACGCGCTGGCGATCCTGATCTTCCTCGCGCAGGTGCCGGAACTGATCGACGTGCCGTGGCCGGTGTACCCGCTCTTCGCGGCCGGGCTCGTGCTGATGGTGCTGTTCCCGAGGCTCACCAGGGCGGTGCCCGCGCCGCTCGTGTCGATCGTGGCGCTCACGGTCGTGACCGTCGCCGCCGGGATCACCGTCCCGACCGTCGGCGACAAGGGTGCCCTGCCCTCGACCCTGCCGGTGCCGGGCGTGCCCGACGTGCCGTTCACCCTGGACACCCTGACCCTCATCGCGCCGTACGCGCTGGCGTTCGCGCTCGTCGGCCTGATGGAATCGCTGATGACGGCCAAGCTCGTCGACGACATCACCGACACCCGCTCCAGCAAGACCCGCGAAGCGATCGGGCAGGGCGTCGCGAACGTCGTCACCGGCTTCTTCGGCGGCATGGGCGGCTGCGCCATGATCGGGCAGACCATGATCAACGTGCGGGCCGGTGGCGCGCGCACCCGGTTGTCGACGTTCCTGGCCGGCTCGTTCCTGATGGTGCTGTGCCTGGCGCTCGGCCCGGTGGTGTCCGACATCCCGATGGCCGCGCTCGTGGCCGTCATGGTGCTGGTCGCGTTCGGCACGTTCGACTGGCACAGCATCCGCCCGGCGACGCTGCGGCGCATGCCGCCGGGCGAGATCGGCGTCATGGTGATCACCGTCGTCGTCGTGGTGGCGACGAGCAACCTCGCGATCGGCGTGGTCGTCGGCTCCGTCACCGCGATGATCATCTTCGCCCGGCGGGTCGCGCACCTGGTCGAGGTCACCTCCGTCACCGATCCGGACGGCGGCCAGGTCGTCTACGCCGTCACCGGTGAGCTGTTCTTCGCCTCCAGCAACGACATCGTGCACCGGTTCGACTACGCGGGCGATCCCGGCCAGGTGGTGATCGACCTGACCGGCGCGCACATCTGGGACGCCTCCACGGTCGCCGCGCTCGACGCCGTCACGACGAAGTACGAAGCGCGCGGCAAGACCGTCGAGATCATCGGCCTCAACCAGTACAGCGCGACGATGCACAACCGGCTCACCGGTGCACTGGGCGGCGGTCACTGA
- a CDS encoding MerR family transcriptional regulator: protein MQIGEVADRTGLSLRTIRYYEEVGLVVPSARSQGGFRLYTDPDVDRLQVIKRMKPLGFQLEEMRDLLAILDPAPGSPRIDDPVARLTEFAETAEERCAELRAKLTIAEEFAASLRSSLDAARRGQPGATRPAH from the coding sequence ATGCAGATCGGCGAGGTCGCCGACCGCACCGGGCTGTCCCTGCGCACGATCCGGTACTACGAGGAAGTGGGGCTGGTCGTGCCCAGCGCCCGCAGCCAGGGCGGGTTCCGCCTCTACACCGATCCGGACGTGGACCGCTTGCAGGTGATCAAGCGGATGAAGCCGCTCGGTTTCCAGCTGGAGGAGATGCGCGACCTGCTCGCGATCCTCGACCCTGCCCCCGGCTCGCCCCGCATCGACGACCCGGTCGCGCGACTGACCGAATTCGCCGAGACGGCCGAGGAGCGGTGCGCGGAACTGCGCGCGAAGCTCACGATCGCGGAGGAGTTCGCCGCCTCACTCCGCTCAAGCCTGGACGCGGCTCGCCGCGGCCAGCCGGGCGCCACCCGCCCGGCACACTGA
- a CDS encoding response regulator: MTLSLVVVDDQASVREALAVMLDLADDIDVVATATNGAEAVDAVAAHAADVVLMDLHMPVMDGVEATGRIKTAAPDVQVVVLTTFDDDESILAALEAGASGYLTKEADRAKIEQAVRSAGAGQVVLAPEVQRRLLTLATRRARPVKPTFTLTAREEEVLTLIGEGLRNPEIARRLVISEATVKTHINNLFAKAGFHSRADAVRYALSTAGPGE; encoded by the coding sequence GTGACCCTGTCCCTCGTGGTCGTGGACGACCAGGCTTCGGTGCGGGAGGCACTCGCGGTGATGCTGGATCTCGCCGACGACATCGACGTGGTCGCGACCGCCACCAACGGCGCGGAAGCCGTCGACGCCGTCGCCGCCCACGCGGCCGACGTCGTGCTGATGGATCTGCACATGCCGGTGATGGACGGGGTCGAGGCGACCGGCCGGATCAAGACCGCGGCGCCGGACGTGCAGGTCGTGGTGCTGACGACCTTCGACGACGACGAGTCGATCCTGGCCGCGCTGGAGGCCGGGGCCAGCGGCTACCTCACCAAGGAGGCCGACCGGGCGAAGATCGAGCAGGCGGTGCGCAGCGCGGGCGCCGGGCAGGTCGTCCTGGCACCGGAGGTGCAGCGGCGGCTGCTGACCCTGGCGACCCGCCGTGCCCGGCCCGTCAAGCCGACGTTCACGCTGACCGCGCGCGAGGAGGAAGTCCTGACGCTGATCGGCGAGGGCCTGCGCAACCCCGAGATCGCGCGCCGCCTGGTGATCAGCGAGGCGACGGTCAAGACGCACATCAACAACCTCTTCGCCAAGGCCGGTTTCCACTCCCGCGCGGACGCGGTCCGGTACGCGCTGAGCACCGCGGGACCGGGGGAGTAG
- a CDS encoding sensor histidine kinase, producing the protein MTTRPFRYTDELLRPLLFGTLVVVVAVQLTYEQVAFPAWTVPLFVVVAALALGSLVPWSGLSEMWRFVLALVFAVLAAILLPLAQSTVAPAFPFLASAVAGEKLGSRRAAFAVAGAGAVATAVSVWLVWGLPPLRAGWPLWLGLAVVAPVFAGIGRRDRRDAVRNAQRAAEAEVREATLLERSRIAREIHDVLGHSLSGVALQLDMADALHAKGRDEEANAAVRRARALAVGSMGETRRAIEALRDGALPLERTLELMAEGASALEITGEPAPVPSEVAHAVIRVAQEALTNAAKHAPGAERSMTLSFRDYGLALVVRNDPSEGGTAPGLSGGMGLVGMRERIALLGGSLRAGPDAAGGWIVEVEVPR; encoded by the coding sequence ATGACCACGCGGCCGTTCCGCTACACCGACGAGCTGCTGCGGCCGCTCTTGTTCGGCACGCTCGTCGTGGTCGTCGCGGTGCAACTCACCTACGAGCAGGTTGCTTTCCCGGCCTGGACCGTGCCGTTGTTCGTGGTGGTCGCCGCACTCGCGCTCGGCAGCCTGGTGCCGTGGTCCGGTCTGAGCGAGATGTGGCGGTTCGTCCTGGCGCTGGTGTTCGCGGTACTGGCGGCGATCCTGTTGCCGCTGGCGCAGTCCACGGTCGCCCCGGCGTTCCCGTTCCTGGCCTCCGCCGTCGCGGGGGAGAAGCTCGGGTCCCGCCGCGCGGCGTTCGCGGTCGCCGGGGCCGGGGCGGTGGCCACCGCGGTGTCGGTGTGGCTGGTGTGGGGCCTGCCCCCGTTGCGCGCGGGCTGGCCGTTGTGGCTCGGTCTCGCCGTCGTCGCCCCGGTGTTCGCCGGAATCGGACGGCGGGACCGCCGGGACGCGGTGCGCAACGCCCAACGCGCCGCGGAGGCGGAGGTCCGGGAGGCGACCCTGCTGGAGCGCAGCCGCATCGCGCGGGAGATCCACGACGTGCTCGGGCATTCGCTGTCCGGGGTCGCGCTGCAACTGGACATGGCCGACGCCCTGCACGCCAAGGGCCGGGACGAGGAGGCGAACGCAGCCGTGCGGCGGGCACGCGCGCTGGCGGTGGGCAGCATGGGCGAAACCCGGCGCGCGATCGAGGCACTGCGTGACGGCGCCCTTCCGCTGGAACGGACGCTGGAACTGATGGCCGAGGGCGCGTCCGCGCTGGAGATCACCGGTGAGCCCGCGCCGGTGCCGTCCGAGGTCGCGCACGCGGTGATCCGCGTCGCGCAGGAGGCGCTGACCAACGCGGCGAAGCACGCGCCCGGAGCGGAGCGGTCGATGACGCTGTCCTTTCGGGACTACGGGCTCGCGCTGGTGGTGCGCAACGATCCGTCGGAGGGCGGGACGGCTCCCGGGCTCAGCGGCGGAATGGGCCTGGTCGGCATGCGTGAGCGGATCGCCCTGCTGGGTGGCAGCCTGCGGGCCGGACCGGACGCGGCGGGCGGCTGGATCGTGGAAGTGGAGGTACCCCGGTGA
- a CDS encoding DUF1453 domain-containing protein, which produces MSGPVQIVLIVLIIGYILTRRLSGVPAQGKRILLLPAVLVVLGVTKLHQVDALELITSGALSVVLGGARGASIRLYSSGGVVFLRYTALTVVLWLVNIGAKLGLGVLFGSVADSLLLTLGLGVLVEGVVVLGRALRTGDRIVWAKGRGGAPHRTSPLLDDLQRRFRTGR; this is translated from the coding sequence ATGAGTGGCCCTGTGCAGATCGTCCTGATCGTCCTGATCATCGGATATATCCTGACCCGGCGTCTGAGCGGGGTGCCCGCCCAGGGCAAGCGGATACTGCTCCTGCCCGCGGTGCTGGTGGTGCTCGGCGTGACCAAGCTCCACCAGGTCGACGCGCTCGAGTTGATCACGTCCGGGGCGCTGAGCGTGGTGCTCGGCGGTGCGCGAGGTGCGAGCATCCGGCTCTACTCCTCGGGCGGCGTCGTGTTCCTGCGCTACACCGCGCTCACCGTGGTGCTGTGGCTGGTCAACATCGGCGCCAAGCTGGGGCTGGGCGTCCTTTTCGGAAGCGTGGCCGACTCGCTGCTGCTGACGCTGGGACTGGGCGTGCTGGTCGAGGGCGTTGTCGTGCTGGGCCGGGCGCTGCGCACCGGCGACCGGATCGTCTGGGCGAAGGGCCGTGGCGGTGCGCCGCACCGGACTTCGCCACTGCTGGACGATCTGCAGCGCCGGTTCCGCACGGGTCGCTAG
- a CDS encoding HpcH/HpaI aldolase/citrate lyase family protein yields MSAALTLLYVPADRPDRVAKALRSTADVVLVDLEDAVAPARKAEARVNAVELLAAAERRVQVRINHVSTPWHADDLAALAGLPPEVGARIPKVESAGEIRALAAALPGRELHPLIESALGVEGALDIATASPQVASLGLGEADLRSDLGVTDDAGLTWARSRIVVAARAARLVPPVMSAYTNVRDLDGLAASCRAGRALGFRGRTAIHPSQLDTIRAAFRPSEQEVERAREVLARLDDATAAGVGAIALADGTFLDVAMIEGARTVLALAGE; encoded by the coding sequence ATGAGTGCCGCCCTGACCCTGCTCTACGTGCCCGCCGACCGGCCGGACCGCGTGGCGAAAGCGTTGCGGTCCACGGCGGACGTCGTGCTCGTCGATCTGGAGGACGCGGTCGCACCGGCGCGGAAGGCCGAGGCGCGCGTGAACGCCGTGGAGTTGCTGGCGGCGGCGGAGCGGCGCGTGCAGGTGCGGATCAATCACGTGAGCACGCCCTGGCATGCCGACGACCTCGCCGCGCTGGCCGGTCTTCCGCCGGAGGTGGGTGCCCGGATCCCGAAGGTCGAGTCGGCCGGGGAGATCCGCGCGCTGGCCGCCGCGCTGCCCGGTCGCGAGCTGCACCCGCTCATCGAGTCGGCTCTCGGCGTCGAAGGGGCGCTGGACATCGCGACGGCGTCGCCGCAGGTCGCCTCGCTCGGGCTCGGCGAGGCGGATCTGCGGTCCGACCTGGGCGTCACCGATGACGCCGGGCTCACCTGGGCACGCAGCCGCATCGTCGTCGCGGCGCGGGCCGCGCGCCTGGTGCCGCCGGTGATGTCGGCCTATACCAATGTACGCGACCTCGACGGGCTGGCCGCGTCCTGCCGGGCCGGGCGCGCGCTGGGGTTCCGCGGCCGGACCGCGATCCACCCGTCCCAACTGGACACCATTCGCGCCGCTTTCCGGCCCAGCGAACAGGAAGTCGAACGCGCCCGCGAAGTGCTGGCCCGCCTGGACGACGCGACCGCGGCCGGGGTCGGCGCGATCGCGCTGGCCGACGGAACGTTCCTCGACGTGGCGATGATCGAGGGGGCCCGCACGGTGCTGGCGCTGGCCGGGGAGTAG
- a CDS encoding CaiB/BaiF CoA transferase family protein has product MTVSRDPAAGALSGLRVIDASTLFAGPMTAMHLGDMGAEVIKVEHPGRPDPARSHGVAKDGVNLWWKTLGRNKRTVTADLGKPGGREVFLALADQADVVIENFRPGTLERWDLGYEVLSARNPGLVLARVTGFGQIGPYRRRPGFGTLAEAMSGFAAATGEPDGPPTLPPFGLADGIASLATAYAVMVALSARERNGRGQVVDTAIVEPILAMLGPQITRWDQLRSVQPRTGNRSVNNAPRNTYRTGDGQWVAVSTSAQSIAERVMHLVGRPDLVDEPWFASGAERAKHADVLDEAVGGWIAQRSRDEVVAEFEAAQAAVAPIYDAEDIVSDPQFRALGTIHEIEDPELGPTLMQGPLFRLSGHAGVIRHTGRPHGADTDEVLGELGFSPARVAKLREEGAV; this is encoded by the coding sequence TCGGCGACATGGGCGCCGAGGTGATCAAGGTCGAGCACCCCGGCCGCCCCGATCCGGCGCGCAGCCACGGCGTGGCGAAGGACGGCGTCAACCTGTGGTGGAAGACGCTCGGTCGCAACAAGCGCACCGTCACCGCCGACCTGGGCAAACCGGGCGGGCGCGAGGTGTTCCTGGCGCTGGCCGACCAGGCGGACGTAGTGATCGAGAACTTCCGGCCCGGCACGCTGGAGCGGTGGGACCTGGGCTACGAGGTGCTGTCCGCGCGCAACCCGGGGCTGGTGCTGGCCCGCGTCACCGGGTTCGGGCAGATCGGGCCGTACCGCCGGCGTCCCGGGTTCGGCACGCTCGCCGAGGCGATGAGCGGGTTCGCGGCCGCGACCGGGGAACCGGACGGGCCGCCGACGCTGCCGCCGTTCGGGCTGGCCGACGGGATCGCCTCGCTGGCCACGGCGTACGCGGTCATGGTGGCGTTGTCCGCGCGGGAGCGCAACGGGCGCGGGCAGGTGGTGGACACCGCGATCGTCGAGCCGATCCTGGCGATGCTCGGGCCGCAGATCACCCGGTGGGACCAGCTGCGGTCGGTGCAACCGCGCACCGGCAACCGGTCGGTGAACAACGCGCCGCGCAACACCTACCGCACCGGGGACGGGCAGTGGGTGGCGGTGTCCACGTCGGCGCAGTCGATCGCCGAGCGGGTCATGCACCTGGTCGGGCGGCCCGATCTGGTGGACGAGCCGTGGTTCGCCAGCGGCGCGGAGCGGGCGAAGCACGCCGACGTCCTCGACGAGGCGGTCGGCGGCTGGATCGCGCAGCGCAGCCGGGACGAGGTGGTCGCCGAGTTCGAGGCGGCGCAGGCCGCGGTGGCCCCGATCTACGACGCCGAGGACATCGTCTCCGACCCGCAGTTCCGCGCGCTGGGCACGATCCACGAGATCGAGGACCCGGAGCTGGGGCCGACGCTGATGCAGGGACCGCTGTTCCGCCTGTCCGGCCACGCCGGCGTTATCCGCCACACGGGTCGCCCGCACGGCGCCGACACCGACGAAGTGCTGGGGGAACTGGGTTTTTCCCCGGCGCGCGTGGCGAAACTGCGGGAGGAGGGCGCGGTATGA